A DNA window from Luteolibacter luteus contains the following coding sequences:
- a CDS encoding beta strand repeat-containing protein, which translates to MKKQAYPILAALIATQAVPAATFTWSGSTSGAWDPAVSSNWNGATPVFDNTTEVIFNGGTPISNYITYLGNGPRTLRTLSLQGPFASPLEIRTNHNNATGRMLVFSADSGSALLNVDASVDQSVAIGQGTGTNNVGTLSLASDLSIVHNGTGLLTISRPINESSAGRAIAKSGSGTVLLSAANTFTGNVTIDGGIVQLGNATALGTVAGDTIVNDGGTLDLNNQRLGAGESVSIIGVGQGGIGALYQTSGNSGDANSIGDNLILTGNASVGAASGTRYGIGSNGTSNTTGPYTLTKVGAGQFDLRGNVSIGDIVVEQGALQTQGVSVYNSGLITLKPGTEFRAFEITNPFPRDFAINGGKIYSASSTLAGDSFTGSITLDGGATLESNGDATDKLSFSGNIGESTAGSALNIAGTRRVVLSGTNTYTGATTVSSGTLQASGSFTSDITVNSAGTIDGEGITTGSLKFVSGSTLRFDPTTTGANQFLRAADVSIESSDLVAVVANAASSASGVVILRDGNGGLDLNNFILLNAGRASLSLGGAGGNSDLLYNFQAANLEWRGYGNEYWSTEDGSGNFRNKGSGVADNFYDRDNIEFIDAAAGTISLAGNVLVGNVTFKNTAGNDVSILPVSTETLDATSIAITSSGNVTLGASITGNTPITMDGSGTLFLTGASTSASPITVNSGTLQIGDGGSTGSVAAPIINNASVITNRSGTVTFGGVISGSGTFTQAGTGLTILTAENTYTGLTTVNAGVLQIGNGATGSIAGDVLNNAGFDINRSNDLSYGGLISGSGIVSKRGTGVLTLTGANTFSGGLNIYNGTLIAGDVNIGSGPLVMGPGTANVNTLSVTGGTIDNDIYFSNGGTGNKIINLASGYLDATLSGTIHFDADPAVAAGVSRISPIGGTIVVSGKMTGNGLAGFAKRQTGTVVITNPNNDYTGPTHIVDGGSLLVDGKVPGSIYFGEALGVGGTGALGGTLGGSGVIAGSVKLYAASKLSPGGTSASGVNTDTRATLTIQGNLDASQTGLGAGRIFMQLGALAGPNDRINVGGSLSLGAGIFGLTELALAGADGLELGTYTLISTSGGITGTLDSADVTAEVAPGLSGTLAISGNDIVLTVSAGNAYSSWAAGFAGLSNTDFEFDFDGDGLGTGLEWVLGGDPTLNDSASIQPTATASAGSGITLSFRREEDSIGVAGLKVEYGSSLGSWPNSVVIGAASAGPDANGVTVTIDTTQDPDVVTVTIPASNAASGKLFARLVATQP; encoded by the coding sequence ATGAAAAAGCAAGCTTACCCGATTCTCGCCGCCTTGATCGCCACCCAAGCCGTGCCCGCGGCTACGTTCACTTGGAGCGGCAGCACCAGTGGCGCGTGGGACCCGGCAGTTTCCAGCAACTGGAACGGTGCCACCCCTGTCTTCGACAACACCACTGAAGTGATTTTCAACGGCGGGACACCGATCAGCAACTATATCACCTACCTCGGCAATGGTCCCCGCACGTTGAGAACACTTTCCCTGCAGGGACCCTTCGCCAGTCCGCTTGAGATCCGGACAAACCATAACAATGCGACCGGGCGCATGCTGGTTTTCTCCGCCGACAGTGGCAGCGCTTTGCTGAACGTCGATGCGAGTGTCGACCAATCCGTCGCGATTGGGCAAGGGACGGGTACGAACAATGTCGGCACGCTGAGTCTCGCGAGTGACCTCTCCATCGTTCACAACGGTACAGGCCTTTTGACGATCTCCCGGCCGATCAACGAATCATCCGCCGGTCGTGCGATCGCCAAGTCCGGGAGTGGCACCGTATTGCTGTCCGCCGCGAATACCTTTACCGGCAACGTCACGATCGATGGTGGCATTGTCCAGCTAGGCAATGCAACGGCTCTGGGGACTGTCGCGGGAGACACGATCGTCAATGACGGCGGGACCTTGGATCTCAACAACCAGCGTCTTGGCGCAGGAGAGTCGGTCTCAATCATTGGTGTCGGCCAGGGCGGCATTGGCGCGCTCTATCAGACGAGTGGCAACTCCGGTGACGCGAACTCGATCGGTGACAATCTGATCCTCACCGGCAATGCCAGCGTGGGGGCGGCGTCCGGAACTCGCTACGGGATTGGCAGCAATGGGACCTCGAACACGACCGGACCTTACACCCTGACCAAAGTCGGAGCGGGGCAATTCGACCTGCGTGGCAATGTGAGCATCGGAGATATCGTCGTGGAGCAAGGAGCGCTTCAGACGCAAGGAGTGTCTGTCTACAACAGCGGCTTGATCACGCTGAAGCCGGGGACGGAGTTTCGCGCATTTGAGATCACCAATCCCTTTCCCCGCGATTTCGCCATCAACGGTGGGAAGATCTATTCGGCCAGTTCCACTCTGGCAGGCGACAGCTTCACCGGCTCGATCACGCTGGATGGTGGTGCAACGCTGGAAAGCAATGGCGACGCCACGGACAAGCTGAGCTTCAGTGGAAACATCGGAGAGTCCACGGCTGGATCCGCGCTCAACATTGCCGGGACCCGTCGGGTGGTGCTTTCCGGGACGAATACCTACACCGGGGCAACGACCGTCAGCAGCGGCACGCTCCAGGCATCGGGCTCCTTCACCAGCGACATCACGGTGAATTCGGCGGGAACCATCGACGGCGAGGGCATTACCACTGGTTCTCTCAAGTTCGTGAGTGGATCGACCTTGCGCTTTGATCCCACGACCACGGGTGCGAACCAGTTTCTCCGTGCAGCCGATGTCAGCATCGAAAGCAGCGACCTCGTGGCGGTCGTGGCGAATGCCGCGTCTTCTGCCTCCGGGGTGGTGATTCTTCGCGACGGGAATGGCGGTCTGGATCTCAACAATTTCATTCTGCTGAACGCGGGACGCGCTTCGCTCAGTCTGGGTGGTGCGGGAGGGAATTCCGACCTTCTCTACAATTTCCAAGCCGCGAATCTGGAGTGGCGTGGCTATGGCAACGAATACTGGAGTACCGAGGATGGTTCCGGGAACTTCCGCAACAAGGGGTCCGGGGTTGCGGACAACTTCTACGATCGCGACAATATTGAGTTCATCGATGCCGCTGCGGGGACCATCTCCCTCGCCGGCAATGTCCTTGTCGGGAACGTCACCTTCAAGAACACCGCGGGCAATGACGTTTCGATCCTGCCTGTGAGCACGGAGACTCTCGATGCGACGTCGATTGCCATCACTTCCAGCGGGAATGTCACGTTGGGGGCCTCGATCACCGGCAACACGCCGATCACGATGGATGGCAGCGGAACGCTGTTCCTGACCGGTGCCAGCACGAGCGCCAGCCCGATCACCGTGAACTCGGGTACACTGCAGATCGGCGATGGCGGCAGCACTGGCAGTGTGGCGGCACCAATCATCAACAACGCGAGCGTGATCACGAATCGCAGCGGTACCGTGACCTTTGGCGGCGTGATCAGTGGCAGCGGGACTTTCACTCAGGCCGGAACGGGGCTCACCATCCTCACCGCGGAGAATACCTACACCGGCCTCACCACCGTAAACGCGGGTGTCCTGCAGATCGGCAACGGTGCCACCGGTTCGATTGCGGGCGACGTGCTCAACAATGCGGGCTTCGATATCAACCGCAGCAATGATCTGAGCTACGGAGGGCTCATCTCCGGAAGCGGCATCGTTTCGAAGCGTGGCACGGGAGTGCTGACCTTAACGGGGGCGAATACCTTCAGCGGTGGCTTGAACATTTACAATGGGACCTTGATCGCGGGCGATGTGAACATCGGTTCCGGGCCGCTCGTCATGGGGCCTGGGACTGCGAACGTGAACACGCTGTCCGTGACCGGGGGCACGATCGACAACGACATCTACTTCTCGAACGGTGGTACCGGAAACAAGATCATCAATCTCGCGAGTGGATATCTGGATGCCACGCTTTCCGGGACCATTCATTTCGATGCGGATCCAGCAGTAGCGGCGGGTGTTTCCCGCATCAGCCCGATCGGTGGCACGATCGTGGTTTCCGGGAAGATGACCGGCAATGGCCTCGCGGGCTTCGCCAAGCGGCAGACGGGCACGGTGGTGATCACGAATCCGAACAACGACTACACTGGCCCGACTCACATCGTGGACGGGGGTTCCCTGTTGGTGGATGGCAAGGTCCCGGGCAGCATCTACTTCGGCGAAGCCCTCGGTGTCGGCGGCACGGGCGCCCTAGGCGGAACGCTTGGTGGCTCCGGCGTGATTGCTGGCAGTGTGAAACTCTATGCGGCGAGCAAGCTTTCTCCAGGTGGCACGAGTGCCAGCGGGGTGAATACCGACACGCGGGCGACGCTGACGATCCAGGGGAACTTGGATGCCAGCCAGACCGGTCTTGGTGCGGGCCGGATCTTCATGCAACTCGGCGCGCTCGCAGGTCCGAATGATCGGATCAATGTAGGTGGCTCGCTGAGCTTGGGCGCGGGGATCTTTGGTCTGACGGAGCTCGCGCTGGCGGGGGCGGACGGTCTTGAGCTGGGCACTTACACGCTGATTAGCACCAGCGGCGGCATTACCGGCACCCTTGATTCCGCAGACGTCACGGCGGAGGTCGCTCCGGGCTTGAGTGGCACGCTTGCGATCAGCGGCAATGATATCGTGCTCACGGTGTCGGCGGGGAATGCTTATTCAAGCTGGGCGGCGGGCTTTGCGGGGCTGAGCAATACGGACTTCGAATTCGACTTCGATGGCGATGGTCTAGGAACCGGGTTGGAGTGGGTGCTTGGCGGGGATCCGACGCTGAATGATTCGGCCTCGATCCAGCCGACCGCAACGGCCAGCGCGGGCTCGGGGATTACCCTCAGCTTCCGCCGCGAGGAGGACAGCATCGGGGTGGCGGGCTTGAAGGTGGAGTATGGCAGCAGCTTGGGAAGCTGGCCAAACTCCGTGGTGATCGGTGCAGCCTCCGCCGGTCCGGATGCAAATGGTGTGACGGTGACCATCGACACGACCCAGGATCCGGATGTGGTGACGGTGACGATCCCGGCTTCGAATGCCGCTTCAGGGAAGCTCTTCGCGCGTCTGGTGGCGACCCAGCCCTGA